A genomic region of Eucalyptus grandis isolate ANBG69807.140 chromosome 5, ASM1654582v1, whole genome shotgun sequence contains the following coding sequences:
- the LOC104447370 gene encoding (3S,6E)-nerolidol synthase 1, with product MAFSRATFAFLHGPFASKGTSQTDKNKHLQNANSLSSTNNKWSISSHQTLVSTPSKDHTRPAGKRNLATEEDIRGRHERRLEEVKQLLKQVRGDSLESLVMVDALQRLAIDYHFEDEIEAILQGHLLISSSRSHSRPIDADNLHEAALRFRLLRQGGYPVPSDVFQRFLHKMNDGTQNKKPQGNDILGLTSLFEASQLCIEGEDALDQVGESTRQRLHSSLADLDHVRDRFVRNSLGNPFHKSLARFTANDFLRNFVGHSYSWTKNLGELAHLDMNIVRSVHQREILQVSNWWKELGMAKELKYARDQPMKWYMWPMAILTETGLSQERVLVTKPISFIYIIDDIFDVYGTIEDLTAFTDVVSRWECTEKDNIPDYMRMCFHALDDITNEFSLAVSKNHGWNPLCSFRKTWASLLNAFLVEARWLASGHSPTTQDYLDNAIVSSGVHVLLVHLFFILGERITPESVDHLENIPEIVSSTASILRLWDDLGSAEDEFQDGRDGSYVECYKREFEGSSEEAARDHVKKMISEAWKRLNKACLYPQPFTNSFSKASLNTARMVPLMYNYDDSHSLPLLEHHMKSLLFKGPTF from the exons ATGGCCTTCTCAAGAGCAACCTTCGCTTTCTTGCATGGTCCATTCGCTTCTAAAGGAACTTCTCAAACGGACAAGAACAAGCACCTGCAGAATGCAAATTCGCTCTCCTCAACGAACAACAAATGGAGTATTTCCTCACATCAGACCTTGGTTTCTACTCCTTCTAAGGACCATACTCGCCCAGCTGGAAAGAGAAACCTTGCCACCGAG GAAGATATTCGAGGGCGGCACGAGAGGAGATTAGAAGAAGTGAAGCAACTGCTGAAGCAAGTAAGAGGAGACTCGCTCGAAAGTTTGGTAATGGTGGATGCTCTCCAACGTCTCGCCATTGACTACCATTTTGAGGATGAGATCGAGGCGATCTTGCAGGGGCATCTTTTGATCTCCTCGTCTCGATCTCATTCTCGTCCCATTGATGCCGATAATCTGCATGAAGCAGCACTTCGTTTCCGGCTCTTGAGGCAAGGAGGCTATCCTGTTCCTTCAG ATGTGTTTCAACGGTTTCTACACAAAATGAATGATGGGACTCAGAATAAAAAGCCACAGGGCAACGACATTTTGGGGTTGACAAGTTTATTTGAAGCTTCCCAACTTTGCATTGAAGGAGAAGATGCTCTCGATCAAGTAGGAGAGTCAACCCGTCAACGCCTCCATTCATCTTTGGCCGATCTTGACCATGTTCGAGATAGATTCGTGAGAAATTCACTTGGCAATCCGTTCCACAAGAGTTTGGCCAGGTTCACGGCTAATGattttttgaggaattttgtGGGACATTCGTATAGCTGGACCAAGAATTTAGGGGAACTTGCCCATTTGGACATGAACATTGTAAGATCCGTGCATCAACGGGAAATCCTCCAAGTCTCGAA TTGGTGGAAAGAACTGGGCATGGCAAAGGAACTGAAATACGCAAGGGACCAACCAATGAAGTGGTACATGTGGCCAATGGCCATCCTCACCGAAACAGGCTTGTCCCAGGAGAGAGTGCTCGTCACCAAACCCATCTCATTCATCTACATCATCGATGACATTTTTGACGTCTATGGCACGATCGAAGATCTCACCGCGTTCACGGATGTTGTCAGCAG ATGGGAATGCACTGAGAAAGACAACATACCAGACTACATGAGGATGTGCTTTCATGCTTTGGATGATATTACCAATGAATTCAGCTTGGCGGTGTCCAAAAATCATGGGTGGAACCCATTGTGCTCCTTTAGGAAGACG TGGGCAAGCCTGCTAAATGCCTTCTTGGTGGAGGCAAGATGGCTTGCCAGTGGTCACTCCCCGACAACACAAGACTACTTGGACAACGCAATTGTCAGCTCCGGAGTGCACGTCTTGTTGGTCCACTTATTCTTCATCTTGGGTGAGAGAATCACCCCCGAAAGTGTTGATCATTTAGAAAATATACCTGAAATTGTATCTTCCACAGCTTCAATTCTTCGTCTTTGGGACGACTTGGGAAGTGCCGAG GACGAGTTCCAAGATGGCCGAGATGGGTCATATGTGGAATGCTACAAGCGAGAATTCGAAGGCTCTTCAGAAGAAGCGGCACGAGACCATGTGAAGAAGATGATCTCGGAGGCATGGAAGAGGCTCAACAAGGCATGTCTCTATCCTCAACCATTCACCAATTCCTTCAGCAAGGCCTCCCTGAACACAGCCAGGATGGTCCCGCTGATGTACAATTACGACGACAGCCATTCACTCCCTCTCCTTGAACACCACATGAAGTCATTGCTCTTTAAAGGCCCTACCTTCTAA